From Xanthomonas citri pv. mangiferaeindicae:
GGCGCACGCGCCTGCCCCATGACAGCGTGCCCTACACCTCGACTGTCGTCCTGCTCGTGCGCAAGGGCAACCCGCAACGGATCCATGATTGGAGCGATCTGGTGCGGCCCGGCGTGGGTGTGGTCACGCCCGACCCGCGGACCTCCGGCGGTGGGCGCTGGAACTATCTCGCTGCGTGGGCCTGGGCCTCGCGCACGTATCGCGACGGCCCCCAGGTGCTGGACTGGATGCGGCGCCTGTTCGCCCACGTCGTCGTTGCCGACGCCGGCGCGCGCGGAGCGACCCGATCGTTCGTCGAGGGCGGTCACGGCGACGTGCTGCTGGCCTGGGAGAGCGAGGCGCTGCGCCTGCTCGCCGATCCGCACACCAGCCAGGCGCTGGAGATCGTCTATCCGAGCCTGAGCATCCGGGCCGAGCCGCAAGTCGCGCTGATCGACCGCAATGTCGATGCACACGACACCCGCGCGTGCGCAGACGCCTACCTGCGGTACCTGTATTCGCCGACCGGGCAACGGCTCGCCGCGCAACACCACTATCGGCCTTCCGACCCGAGCCAGGTACCGGCCTCGCAGCGCGCGCGCTTTCGCGCCGTGCCGATGGTGACGGTCGATGCGGCATTCGGTGGCTGGCAACACGCCCAGCGGGTGCACTTCGCCGCCGGCGGGCTATTCGACCACGTGGTCGGCGCCGCACGCTGAGCGTCCGGTGATCGAGCCCACATCGCGGCGCCCCGGTAAGCTGTTGGCCCCATTGCCCGAGCAGGCCGCCAAGTTGCTTCCCTCCTTCCCCACTACCGCAGCACGGATGCGCGCGCCCGCGACGAGCGCGGCCCGATGAAGGCGCTGATCTTCGCTGCGGGCCTTGGCGAACGCATGCGGCCGCTGACCGACCACACCCCCAAGCCGCTGTTGGTCGTGGGCGGTAAGCCGCTGATCGTCTGGCACCTGGAGCGTCTTGCCAGCGCAGGCGTGCGCGAGGTCGTCATCAACGTCTCTTGGCTGGCCGAATGCTTCGCGCCCGTCCTGGGCGATGGCGAACGCTGGGGCCTGCAACTGCACTATTCGCACGAGGGCACCCCGCCGCTGGAAACCGGGGGAGGCATGCTGCAGGCGTTACCGTTGCTGGGCGAGGCGCCGTTTCTGGCGATCAACGGCGACATCTGGAGCGACCACGATCTCGCATCGCTACCGCGCGAGCCGAACGGCGACGCGCACCTGGTGTTGGTCGACAATCCGGCGCACCACAGCGAAGGCGACTTCGTGCTCGAAGGCGACCGCGTGCACGCGTCGGGTCCGGACCGGCTGACCTTCGCCGGCATCGGGATCTACCGCCCGGCGTTGCTGGCAGGCTGGCGCGACATCACCGGCGACGCGACGGGGGCCGATGCCACGCCGCCACGGTTCCGCCTGGCGCCGCTGCTGCGCGCGGCAATGGCGCGGGGCGCGGTCTCGGGCGAGCACCACCGCGGCGCGTGGACCGACGTCGGCACGCCCGAACGGCTCGCCGCACTCGACGCCGCCCTCGCCCAAGCGCGCTGAGCTCGCACCAAAAAAAAACTCCTCCTCCGCCTGGGCATGCGGAGGAAGAGTTTTGCGGTGACGGCCCAACAGGCCGTCGGTCAGATCAGCGGCGTCGGCATGGTCGGGATGACGACCGGCGCGCTCTTCTTGGCACGCTTGGCAGGTGCACGCTTGGCAGGCGCCTTCTTGGCCGCCGTCTTCGTGGTCTTGCGAGCAGCCGCCTTCTTGGCTGTCTTCTTGGTCGCCTTCTTCGCCGCAGTCTTCTTGGTCGCGGCCTTCTTGGTCGCGGCCTTGCGGGTGGCGGTCTTCTTGGTGGCGCTCTTGCGCGTGGCCGACTTCTTGGCGGTCTTCTTGGCAGCCGACTTCTTGGTGGCCTTCTTGGTGGCCTTCTTCGCAGCCGACTTCTTGGTCGCCTTCTTGGTGGCCGACTTCTTGGTCGCAGCCTTCTTGGCGGTCTTCTTGGTGGCCTTCTTCGCAACCTTCTTGGTCGCCTTCTTAGCGGCCTTGGCGACCTTCTTCGTCGCCTTGCTGGCCTTGCTCACGGCCTTCTTGGCAGCGGATTTGCGGACGGTCTTCTTGGCCGCCTTCTTGGCGGTGGTCTTCTTTGCAGCTTTCTTCGTGGCCATGGGATGGCTCTCCTCGTCAGTGGAC
This genomic window contains:
- a CDS encoding sulfate transporter subunit — translated: MRFRPHSIALLVLTLASAVACGPAAARETTLHNASFDPTREFYVDYNRAFASYWRQRTGDAVDIRMHHGGSGEQVRAIVDGLSADVATLALAADIDALAGAGLLDPDWRTRLPHDSVPYTSTVVLLVRKGNPQRIHDWSDLVRPGVGVVTPDPRTSGGGRWNYLAAWAWASRTYRDGPQVLDWMRRLFAHVVVADAGARGATRSFVEGGHGDVLLAWESEALRLLADPHTSQALEIVYPSLSIRAEPQVALIDRNVDAHDTRACADAYLRYLYSPTGQRLAAQHHYRPSDPSQVPASQRARFRAVPMVTVDAAFGGWQHAQRVHFAAGGLFDHVVGAAR
- a CDS encoding mannose-1-phosphate guanylyltransferase, with amino-acid sequence MKALIFAAGLGERMRPLTDHTPKPLLVVGGKPLIVWHLERLASAGVREVVINVSWLAECFAPVLGDGERWGLQLHYSHEGTPPLETGGGMLQALPLLGEAPFLAINGDIWSDHDLASLPREPNGDAHLVLVDNPAHHSEGDFVLEGDRVHASGPDRLTFAGIGIYRPALLAGWRDITGDATGADATPPRFRLAPLLRAAMARGAVSGEHHRGAWTDVGTPERLAALDAALAQAR